In Chroicocephalus ridibundus chromosome 12, bChrRid1.1, whole genome shotgun sequence, a single genomic region encodes these proteins:
- the TP53RK gene encoding EKC/KEOPS complex subunit TP53RK, with product MAAAEAEVVGLRSGMAGAGVGAMAAGPAMDEAEAAGPAMAEAGAAGPAMAEAGAAGPVVAEAVPPPPPPLPGLQLVRQGAEACVYRGLFLGRAAVAKLRIPKRYRHPALEERLSRRRTAQEARSLLRCRRAGISAPVVYFVDYVTNSIYLEDIVDSITVQDHINSLQQSGNDTSSLLILAEKMGELLARMHDEDLIHGDLTTSNILLRPPTEKLDLVLIDFGLSFISGLPEDKGVDLYVLEKAFLSTHPDTEAMFKTLLKTYAATSKKSGPVIKRLDEVRLRGRKRSMVG from the exons ATGGCGGCGGCTGAGGCGGAGGTGGTTGGCCTGCGCTCTGGCATGGCCGGGGCCGGCGTCGGGGCAATGGCGGCAGGGCCTGCGATGGACGAGGCGGAGGCTGCAGGCCCTGCGATGGCCgaggcgggggccgcggggcccgCGATGGCCGAGGCGGGGGCCGCGGGCCCTGTGGTGGCCGaggcggtgccgccgccgccgccgccgctgccggggttGCAGCTGGTGCGGCAGGGCGCCGAGGCCTGTGTTTACCGGGGCCTTTTCCtcgggcgggcggcggtggccaAGCTGCGCATCCCGAAGCGGTACCGCCACCCGGCGCTGGAGGAGCGGCTGAGCCGGCGGCGCACGGCACAGGAGGCGCGGTCGCTGCTGCGGTGCCGGCGGGCAG ggattTCAGCTCCAGTGGTCTACTTTGTGGATTATGTTACCAACTCCATATACCTTGAAGATATTGTAGACTCAATTACTGTTCAAGATCATATTAATTCTCTACAGCAGAGTGGAAATGATACCAGTAGCCTCCTTATCTTAGCAGAGAAGATGGGTGAGCTGTTAGCGAGAATGCATGATGAAGATCTTATACACGGGGATCTTACAACTTCCAATATACTTCTGCGACCACCCACGGAGAAGCTGGACTTGGTACTGATAGACTTTGGACTCAGTTTTATTTCGGGTCTTCCGGAGGATAAAGGAGTTGATTTGTATGTTCTGGAGAAAGCTTTCCTCAGTACTCATCCAGATACTGAAGCTATGTTTAAAACTCTGCTAAAGACCTATGCAGCTACATCTAAAAAATCTGGTCCCGTGATCAAAAGGCTGGATGAAGTACGACTAAGGGGAAGGAAGAGATCCATGGTTGGGTAG